The genome window CTATATGAAGAACTATTTAAGGTCTGCCCATCCTGCGGAGGAACAGGATACAGACTGAGGGAGCAGAAAGAATGAGAACAGCGGAAATACTTGTTTCACAGGAAGAAACGGAGCGGCAGGAACGGTTTACGGAAATGATCCGGACACTTCCGCACAGGCCGCATTACTATCATGTTGTAACTTACGGATGCCAGATGAACGCACATGACTCCGAAAAAATCGCGGGTATGCTTGACCGGATGGGAATGGAGCCGTCCACCGTGCGGGAAGAGGCTGATTTTGTCATATTCAACACATGCTGCGTCAGGGAAAACGCAGAGAGACGTGCCCTGGGCAATGTCACATGGCTGAAGGAAGTCCGGAAAAGCAAGCCGGATATGATCATTGCTGTCTGCGGGTGTATGATCCAGGAACCTGGGATGGCTGAAACCATTCTGAAACAGTATAAATTTGTGAATCTCGCTTTCGGCACGTCAAACCTCCATAAACTGCCGGAACTGCTGTATGAAACACTGGACAGCGGTATGCAGCATGTCTGCGTGGAGGATAAGGACGTTATCGCGGAAGGCCTTCCGGTTCGCAGGCTCAGGCAGGACGCGGCGTACCTGACAATCATGTACGGCTGCGATAATTTCTGCAGTTTCTGTATTGTTCCGTATGTACGGGGCAGGGAGCGGAGCCGTGATATGAAGGCTATCCTATATGAGGCAGAGGGCCTTGCAAAGAGCGGCGTGAAAGAAATCATGCTTCTTGGACAGAATGTAAACAGTTACGGAAAAGGACTGCCGGACCATCCGACCTTCGCCTCCCTGCTCAGGGAGCTGGATGGAATCGGTATTCCGCGTATCAGGTTTATGACAAGCCATCCCAAGGATCTGAGTGATGAACTGATTGAGGTAATGAGCAGCAGCAGACACATCCTGCCGCAGTTCCATCTGCCCGTACAGAGCGGTAACGATGAAATCCTGAAAAAGATGAACCGCCACTATACACGGGAACAATACCTGGACCGGGTTCGGAAACTGAGGGAAGCGATTCCCGGTATCGGACTGAGCACAGATATTATTGTCAGTTTCCCCGGGGAAACTGATGAACAATTTGAAGATACAATGAGCCTTGTAAAGGAAGTAAGGTACGACAGCGCATTTACGTTTATATACAGTCCGCGCACCGGAACTAAGGCTGCCAGAATGGAAGGACTGATTCCGGATGAGGTGTCGACGGATAGAATACAGCGCCTTATCGCGCTGCAGGAAAGCCTTCAGCAGGAAACACTGAAACGGTTTATCGGACAGGAAGAAGAAATCCTTGTTGAGGGACTGAGCCGGAGAAGCAAACTTGCGGTTTCCGGAAAAGGAAGGCACGGAATATCAGTGACCGTTGACGGCAACGAGGCAGATATAGGCCGGATTCTTCCCTGCAGGATCACCGGACTGAAAAACAATACCCTGATGGGGGAAAGAATCTGAGGAGGACACAAAGCATGCGCACTGTTATGATGAAAGCACAGGAACTGGCTGAATCCATCCTGGACAGCGAAATATACCAGAAAATGAAACAGCAGGAAAACGCTGTCCGGCGTGATCCGGAAGCGGCGAAAGCGCTGGGTGATATGATCGAAAAAAGGAACAGGGTGGAAAACATCCTTTCCGCGGCGGATATGGATCCGAATGAACTGGCGGAAGCCAGCCGGGAAATGGAAGAAGCGGAAAAACGGATGAATGAGAATGAGATGATCCAGTCCCTGAAGGATTGCCGGAAGGATTTCCAGACCATGATGGACAATGTCAACAAAATCCTCAGGCTGGTGATCACAGGGGAAACAGAGGACGATACAAAATTTTCCGGATGCGGCGGTAACTGCTCCGGCTGCAGCGGATGCCGCTGAGAAAGGGAGCAGAATGGCACTTTCACCCATGATGCAGCAGTATCTTCGCATACATGATCAATACGCGGACTGCCTGCTGCTCTTCCGCCTGGGAGATTTTTACGAACTTTTCTTCGAAGACGCCAAAACAGCTTCCAGGGAACTTGAACTGACACTTACAGGAAAAGACTGCGGACTGGAGGAACGCGCGCCCATGTGCGGTGTTCCGTACCATTCCGTCAATACCTATATTGAAAAACTGATATCCAAGGGATATAAGGTTGCCATCTGCGAACAGATGGAGGATCCTGCACTGGCCAAAGGGCTTGTTGAACGGGATGTGGTCCGGGTGATCACGGCCGGAACGGTGACAGACCCGACTATGCTTGAGGATAAGGCGAACAACTACCTGATGTGTATTTTCCTGGACGGGAAGAAAACAGGGATTGCCTACACAGATGTATCCACGGGCGAATTTTATGTGATGGAGCCCGAGATGAACCTGCTCCGGGCACAGATCGCACGGGTCAACCCTATGGAGGTGATCTGCAACGACCCTCCGCAGCTGACGGCGATCACAGGAGATCATGTGCGCGGCCTGAGCGGACAGCCCCAGACATGGTTCCAGCGCCGCAATGCCGAAGAGATGCTCTGTGATCATTTTCACCTGACGCAGCTTACTTCACTCGGGCTCACAGACAGGAAGGAAGCCGCGTGCGCCGCGGGAGCGCTGCTACGGTATCTTCATGAAACACAGAAAAACAGCCTGGAGCATATCAGGACACTCCGTTTTGCGGAAAACGGAAAGACTATGCTCCTGGACCAGAATACGCGGAGGAACCTGGAACTGACAGAAAGCCTGAGGGGCGACCGCAGGAAAGGCACCCTGCTTGGATTGCTTGACAAAACAAGCACAGCGATGGGCGGCCGACTTCTGCGGAGCTGGGTGGAACAGCCGCTTCTGGATCAGAAAGAGATCAACCAGCGGCTGGATGCTGTAGCTGAACTGGTCAGTGACAGGATCCTTGGCATGACGCTTTCCGAGGAACTGGAAGGGGTTTATGACCTGGAAAGGCTGATGAATAAAGTCGCGTACCGCAACGTGAACGCAAGAGACTGCCTTGCGCTTTGCGCGAGCCTCAAACGGATTCCGGGCCTCCGTAAGCTTCTCGAAAACGCGTCCTGTTCTGAACTGGTCAGGATCCGGGAAGAACTGAATCCCCTGGAAGACATGACGGATCTGCTGGAACGTGCCATCCATCCTGACGCGCCCGTCGTAATAACAGAGGGAGGCATTATCAGGGAAGGTTATTCAGCCATACTGGATGAATACCGCGAAGCCCAGACGAACGGAAAACAGTGGATCCTGGACCTGGAAGCAAAAGAGAGGGAAGATACGGGCATCCGGAACCTCAGGATTCAATACAATAAAGTATTCGGCTATTATATTGAGGTGACCAAAAGCTTCCTTCACCTTGTTCCTGAAAGGTATATCAGGAAACAGACCCTGACAAATGCCGAACGCTACATGACACCTGAGCTGAAAGAAGTGGAGCAGAAGATTATCGGAGCGCAGGAACAGAGCGTACGGCTTGAACTTCAGCTTTTCACGGAGATCAGGGACAGCATCGCTGAAAGGATCGGCAGTATTCAGCAGACAGCTTTCGCGGTCAAAAAACTGGATGCGTATCAAAGCCTCAGCAGGATTGCTTCTGAAAACCATTATGTAAGGCCTGTCATGACAGAAGACGGATCCCTTTCCATCACAGAGGGACGGCATCCTGTTGTGGAACAGAACATGAAAGACGGCGAGTTTATCCCCAACGATACCGTGCTGGATTGCGATGAAAACCGGATGATGATCATCACCGGCCCCAATATGGCAGGTAAAAGTACATACATGAGACAGGTTGCCCTGATCTGCCTGATGGCGCAGATCGGCAGCTTTGTCCCGGCCAAAGAAGCATGCCTGCCGGTCTGCGACCGGATTTTCACCAGGGTCGGCGCCAGCGATGACCTGGCAAGCGGGCAGAGCACATTCATGGTGGAAATGAGCGAAACAGCCCATATACTGAGGAACGCGACACGAAACAGCCTGATCATCCTGGACGAAATCGGCAGGGGCACAAGCACTTTTGACGGATTGTCCATAGCCTGGGCTGTTGTTGAGTACATCGCGGACAAGGAAAGAATCGGCGCGAAAACGCTGTTTGCCACGCATTATCATGAACTGAGCGAACTGGAAGGCCATCTGGAAGGGGTCAAGAACTTCTGCATTTCCGTGAAGGAACACGGAGAAGATGTGATTTTCCTCCGGAAGATTGTCCGGGGAGGAGCCGATAAGAGCTTTGGCGTACATGTGGCAAGGCTGGCAGGAGTTCCTCATCCGGTCATTGTACGGGCACATGAAATACAGGCCAGGCTTGAAGTCAGCGATATCAACCAGAATACCATCGGGCAGAATATTCTCGGCGAGGAGTCTGTACTGAGAAAAAATGAACAGATGGATCTGTTTGAGTATAAAAAGGATGAGATCATACAGGAACTGCAGCAGATTGATGTAATGGCGATTACGCCTATGGACGCGATGAACACACTGTTCCTGCTGAGAGAAAAAGCAAGGAAGCTTTAAACAGCTGTCACAAGAGGGAGAATGACATGGGAAAAATCAGACCACTGAGCGAAAACCTGATTGGCAAAATCGCTGCGGGTGAAGTTGTGGAACGACCCGCTGCAGCCATCAAGGAGCTGGTTGAAAACAGCCTGGATGCCGGCGCGACAACGGTGACTGTGGAAATCCGGGAAGGCGGATTGTCCTATATCCGCGTATCTGATAACGGCAGCGGTATTGATGAAAGCGATATCAGGATGGCGTTTGAACGCCACGCGACCAGCAAAATCAGCAGGGAACAGGATCTGGATTCCATTGCCACACTCGGTTTCCGCGGTGAAGCTTTAGCCAGTATAGCGGCTGTATCGAAGGTTACCATGACAACCCGGACGGCCGGCAGGGAAACCGGCCTTAAAGTGACAAATGAGGGCGGAAAGATAACCGATATCAAGGAAACAGCCTGCCCGCAGGGAACCACCATCACTGTTTCAGATCTGTTCTATAATGTGCCGGTCCGGAAAGGATTTATGAAGAAATCCGGCCAGGAAGCAACAGCTGTTCATGACCTGATGACACAGATGCTGCTCAGCAGGCCGGATGTCAGCTTCCGGTATATATCAAACGGGAAAACAGAATACCATTCCCCGGGAGACGGACAAACAGCCACGGCGATGCAGACGGTGTACGGAAGCCGCGCTATGAAGGAAATGAAGGCGGTGGATGATCACGGAAACGGCCTTGTGATAAAGGGATATGTCGGTATCGGAGAAAACGCGAGAGGCAACCGGAGCCAGGAGTTTTTCTTCATTAACGGCAGGGTTATGCACAGCAAAATCCTGAACGATGCGGTCGAAACAGCCTGCAGGGAACGCGTTATGATCGGTAAATTCCCTGTATGCGCCTTATATATCACGATTGCCTATGAAGCAGTGGATGTGAATGTCCATCCGAACAAACTGCAGGTTCGGTTCAGGGATGAGACAGGCGTCTATGAGGCAGTAATGAGCGCTGTTCTGAATGCGATCAGGGTAAGGGATGCCTTTGAACAACCTGTTGAAATGGTCCTGAACAAAGGAAGGGAACCCGACCGTCAGCCTGTGTATAAAGAAAGCGTTAAACCTTTTATCATTCAGGACAGCATAGTCCAGGTCAGTAAAACGCTCCCGCCGGAAGCGGCCGCGCCTGTTCCGCAGGAAAGACCGGTACCGGAATTCAGGGAAGTCAGGAAAACAGAGGATATCCGCCCCTTTACGCCTGATATTCCTGAAAAACAACCTGCTTCTGTTTATACAGCTCCGCAGTTTTCTGCCGTGAAAGAATCTGCTGAACAGATCAACACCATCCTGCCGGATATCAAAAAACCCATGAAGGTGTTCGGCGCACTGTTCAATACATTTATTCTTGTGGAATATGAGGATCAGCTGCTGATGGTGGACCAGCACGCGGTCCATGAGCGGCTTCTTTTTGACAAGCTGATGCAGGAACAGAGAAGCCAGGCAGGGCAGGAGCTGCTTGTGCCTGTTATCATCAGCGTCACCAATGCGGAACAGAGGCTGCTGGAAGATAACCGTGATACACTGGAAAGCATCGGACTTGTGGTGGAATCTTTCGGAGAACGTGACATAGCGGTCAGGACGATTCCGATGATCCTTGGCGAAACCCAGACACAGGATTTTATACGGGAAGTGATCACGGAACTGGAAAACGGAAAAGAACCGACCTTTGAGAAAAAACGGACAGCGCTGTTGCAGACTGCCTGCAAACATGCCGTTAAGGGCGGTGAGGCACTGACCGAGGATGAGCTGCGCAGCCTGCTGGACACGATGATCGAGAAAAAAGTAACGCCCACCTGTCCGCACGGACGTCCCCTGGTTGTAGCCATTACACACTATGAACTGGATAAAAAGTTTAAGAGAATACAGAAATAAACGGAGCTGCATATGAAGGATCAGATCACCTGCAGGGTGCTGACAGGACCGACAGCCAGCGGAAAGACAGACCTGGGAATCCGGCTTGCTCTGGAGCAGGGATGGGCTGTTCTGTGTATGGACAGTATGCAGATCTACAGGAGAATGAATATAGGCACAGCCAAACCGACGGCTGAGGAGATGCGGGACGTGCCGCATTATCTGCTTGATATCTGTGAACCTGATGATGAATATTCTGTATCCCAGTACAGGGATGACGCGGAACGGCTGGTTGCTGATCTGGCCGGGAAGGGGCAGGAAGTCCTTTTTATCGGCGGGACTGTTCTGTACCTTCAGGCACTCATGCATCCGATGGGTATGGGCCTTACTCCGGCCAATGAAGCACTTCGGAAAGAACTGGGGAAGCAGGCGGAAACAGCGGAGGGCAGAATCGCTCTGCATGAAAGACTGAGACGTATTGATGAAGTGACCGCGCAAAAACTGCCTGTCAATGATGTCAGACGGGTTATCCGTGCCATAGAAGTGTGGGAAGATACCGGCATTCCGTTTTCGCAGCAGCCCAGGCGTGAAGAACACAGCCCGTTCCGGTGGAAAGCGGTCTCCACACAGATGGACAGGGCTCTTTTGTATGAAAGGATCAACAGGCGCGTATCGGATATGATCCGGAACGGCCTGAAAGAAGAAGTAACCTCGCTGCTGGAGGAAGGCGTGCGTGAAGACGCGCAAAGTATGAACGGGCTGGGATATAAGGAAATGATCCCCTGCATTCGCGGCGAATACAGCCTGGAGGAAGCGGCAGAAAAAATCCGGACGGGGACAAGGCATTATGCGAAAAGGCAGATGACTTTTCTTCGCAGGGAAGACAGTATAACCTATGTGAGAACGGACATGGATAACGCTTATGAGCAGATCAGAAGCATCCTGCTGTGAGGAGGAACGCATGAAAGATATCAAAAACCTGATTCAGGAAGCGGAGGAAGCACTGAAAACTGCTTTCGAAGAGATAGACAAAAATGAAGAAGCCAGAACCCGGCAGATTCTGGATATCTTCCGGAATGAAGGAGTGAGCTACAGGCATTTTGCTCCTACCACCGGATACGGATATGATGATATCGGCAGGGATACGCTTGAAAGGATTTACGCAGCCGTTTTCCATACAGAAGCCGCGCTGATGAGGCCGCATGTTGCCAGCGGTACCGCGGCGCTGAGCCTGACCCTGTTCGGAATGACCAGACCGGGAGAAAAGATCATCAGCGCGACAGGCATGCCTTATGATACGCTTCTTGGGGTGATCGGCACAGGAGAGGGTTCGCAGCCGGGTTCCCTGAAGGAAATGGGTGTGGATTTCGAATGCGTTGAACTGAAAGACGGCGAAATCGATGCTGAGGCAGTGGAACGGGCCATTACACCCAACACTTCGCTGGTCATCGCACAGAGAAGCCGGGGTTATGCCTGGAGGCCCAGCCTGTTTCCGGAACAGTTTGCCGATCTGGCGGATATGATTCACAGCAGGCATCCCGGTGTTGCCCTGATGGTTGACAACTGTTACGGAGAGTTTGTCTGCGGCAAAGAGCCGACGGATTACGGTGCTGACCTTTGCGTCGGCAGCCTGATCAAGAATCCGGGCGGCGGTATTGCTCCCACAGGCGGATATGTTGCCGGAAAGAAAGACATGGTGGATCGGATTGCGGGGCGTCTGACGGCTCCCGGACTGGGAAGGGAACTTGGTTCCTATGCGGCGTCGTATCGTCCGTTTTACCAGGGACTGTTCATGGCACCGCACACAGTAGCCCAGGCGCTGAAGACAGCATTGCTGGCATCCAGGCTGTTTGAGAATCTGGGTATGGAGTCTTCACCCTCTTCCGCAGAACGCCGTGCGGATATTATCCAGGCCATCAAAATGCAGTCTCCGGAGAGGCTTGTCGCGTTCTGCCAGGGAATTCAGACAGCCAGCCCGGTGGACAGTATGGCTATGCCGGAACCATGGGACATGCCCGGATATGATGATCAGGTTGTCATGGCGGCCGGAACATTTGTGGCCGGCGCCAGCATAGAACTGAGCGCGGACGGCCCCATAAGGCCTCCTTATACAGCGTTTATGCAGGGCGGCCTGACCTATACGCACGGGAAAATTGCCCTTGCGGAAGCACTGAAAAGAATGATCAGCACCGGTGCGCTAAAAGTACCGTAATTCTTGACAATAACGGGCATGAAACATATAATATTTTAATGTTGAGCATAAAGCAATTCACTTGATCGGAGGGACGGAAATGGATATTCAGACTCTGGAAAAATATGCACGGCAGGTGAGGAGAGATATCATCATCATGACCGCTGCTGCAGGCGCGGGACATCCCGGCGGATCCCTTTCCAGCACGGAAGCAATGGTCGCGCTTTACTTTGATGTAATGAATGTTGATCCCAAGGATGACAAAAACCCCAATCGCGACAGATTCGTCCTCTCCAAAGGACATTCCGCTCCCGCCCTTTACGGCACACTTTGCGAACGCGGCTTTTTCGGCCGTGAGGAGTTTGATCATTTCCGCCAGCTTCATGGTATTCTCCAGGGACATCCGGACACAAAAAAGTGCCCCGGTGTTGATGCGTCAACCGGTTCCCTCGGACAGGGTATCTCCATTGCTGTCGGTATGGCCCTTGGCGCGAAGCATACCGGAAACAAATGCCATGTCTACACGATCATCGGTGACGGTGAAAGCCAGGAAGGCCTCGTATGGGAAGCCAGCATGGCTGCGGCTCATTACAAACTGGACAACCTGACTGTCATCCTGGACCATAACGGTCTTCAGATCGATGGTACAAATGATGAAGTTATGAGCCTTGGCGATATTAAAGCAAAGGCCGTTGCTTTCGGTTATGATGTAATCGAAGTGGCTGACGGAAACGATATGAAGCAGGTTGTGGACGCGCTTCATGCGCCTGCCTGCCCCGGAAAACCCAGGTACATTATCCTCAATACGCTCAAGGGCAAAGGCGTCAGCTTCATGGAAGGCCAGGTGGGCTGGCACGGAAAAGCACCGAACGCTGAACAGGCCGCTCAGGCACTGAAGGAATTGGAGGGCTGAAACAATGGAAAAGAAAGCAGTACGTGTTGCCTATGGTGAGGCCCTTGTCAAACTGGGCGAAGAAAATGAAAAGGTTGTTGTGCTTGATGCTGACCTTGCCGGCGCAACCATGACAAACGGTTTTAAGAAAGCTTACCCGAACCGGTTTTATGACTGCGGTATTGCGGAAGCCAATATGGTTGATGTTGCCGCCGGTATGAGTACCATGGGACTGATCCCGTTCTGTTCCACCTTTGCGGTGTTCGCCGGCCGCAACTACGATCAGATCCGTAACGGCGTCTGCTATCCCAAATTCAATGTCAAGTTCGGATTCAGCCATGCCGGAATCACACTTGGTGAAGACGGCGGAAGCCACCAGGCCATTGAAGATATCGCGCTGATGCGTGTTCTTCCCGGTATGACAGTCTTCGTCCCCTCTGATGCCAACGAGTGCTATCAGTGCGTTGAAGCTGCCGCGAAGATCGAAGGACCGGTTTACATCCGTACCGCCCGTCTGGCGACTCCCGTTTATGATCCCAGGCCCTTTACCGTTGGCAAAGGCGTCGTGATCCGTGACGGCAGCGACTGCGCGATTTTTACTTGCGGAATCATGCTCGAGCACGTGATTGAAGCCGCGGATATCCTTGCTGAAAAAGGCGTGAATGCGGCTGTTGTTTCATTCCATACACTGAAGCCTTTCGACGAGGAACTGGCACTGCAGTACACGGCCAAGTGCAGAAAGGTATTTACGGTGGAAGAACATTCTGTGATCGGCGGACTCGGAGATGCGGTTGCCTCCGCTATTATCGGAAACGGTGTTGAAAAATTCCTGAAGATTGGTATCAATGATGTTTTCGGACAAAGCGGCAAACCTGCTGACCTGCTCAGGGAATATGAGCTGACTGGTCCCCAGATTGCTGAAAAGATCCTGAAAAATCTGTAATGTTATTTCCCCCTTTCCTGCACGCTGTTCCAGCTGCGGAAAGGGGGTTTCTGCAAAGAAATGAAGAAGGCCGGGTGATGGAATGTGTTCTATGCATTTATCGTGAATCCTGCCGCCGGTTCGGGTTTTGCACTCACGGCCATGCAAAAGCTTGAGGCAGTTCTGCAGGGAAAAAACATCGAATACCGGATATACAGGACTGAAAAACCCGGGCATGGTACGGAAATAGCGGCTGAATTGTCAGCGGATCAGGATGTACTTGC of Aristaeella lactis contains these proteins:
- the miaB gene encoding tRNA (N6-isopentenyl adenosine(37)-C2)-methylthiotransferase MiaB, which produces MIRTLPHRPHYYHVVTYGCQMNAHDSEKIAGMLDRMGMEPSTVREEADFVIFNTCCVRENAERRALGNVTWLKEVRKSKPDMIIAVCGCMIQEPGMAETILKQYKFVNLAFGTSNLHKLPELLYETLDSGMQHVCVEDKDVIAEGLPVRRLRQDAAYLTIMYGCDNFCSFCIVPYVRGRERSRDMKAILYEAEGLAKSGVKEIMLLGQNVNSYGKGLPDHPTFASLLRELDGIGIPRIRFMTSHPKDLSDELIEVMSSSRHILPQFHLPVQSGNDEILKKMNRHYTREQYLDRVRKLREAIPGIGLSTDIIVSFPGETDEQFEDTMSLVKEVRYDSAFTFIYSPRTGTKAARMEGLIPDEVSTDRIQRLIALQESLQQETLKRFIGQEEEILVEGLSRRSKLAVSGKGRHGISVTVDGNEADIGRILPCRITGLKNNTLMGERI
- a CDS encoding YlbF family regulator, yielding MRTVMMKAQELAESILDSEIYQKMKQQENAVRRDPEAAKALGDMIEKRNRVENILSAADMDPNELAEASREMEEAEKRMNENEMIQSLKDCRKDFQTMMDNVNKILRLVITGETEDDTKFSGCGGNCSGCSGCR
- the mutS gene encoding DNA mismatch repair protein MutS, coding for MALSPMMQQYLRIHDQYADCLLLFRLGDFYELFFEDAKTASRELELTLTGKDCGLEERAPMCGVPYHSVNTYIEKLISKGYKVAICEQMEDPALAKGLVERDVVRVITAGTVTDPTMLEDKANNYLMCIFLDGKKTGIAYTDVSTGEFYVMEPEMNLLRAQIARVNPMEVICNDPPQLTAITGDHVRGLSGQPQTWFQRRNAEEMLCDHFHLTQLTSLGLTDRKEAACAAGALLRYLHETQKNSLEHIRTLRFAENGKTMLLDQNTRRNLELTESLRGDRRKGTLLGLLDKTSTAMGGRLLRSWVEQPLLDQKEINQRLDAVAELVSDRILGMTLSEELEGVYDLERLMNKVAYRNVNARDCLALCASLKRIPGLRKLLENASCSELVRIREELNPLEDMTDLLERAIHPDAPVVITEGGIIREGYSAILDEYREAQTNGKQWILDLEAKEREDTGIRNLRIQYNKVFGYYIEVTKSFLHLVPERYIRKQTLTNAERYMTPELKEVEQKIIGAQEQSVRLELQLFTEIRDSIAERIGSIQQTAFAVKKLDAYQSLSRIASENHYVRPVMTEDGSLSITEGRHPVVEQNMKDGEFIPNDTVLDCDENRMMIITGPNMAGKSTYMRQVALICLMAQIGSFVPAKEACLPVCDRIFTRVGASDDLASGQSTFMVEMSETAHILRNATRNSLIILDEIGRGTSTFDGLSIAWAVVEYIADKERIGAKTLFATHYHELSELEGHLEGVKNFCISVKEHGEDVIFLRKIVRGGADKSFGVHVARLAGVPHPVIVRAHEIQARLEVSDINQNTIGQNILGEESVLRKNEQMDLFEYKKDEIIQELQQIDVMAITPMDAMNTLFLLREKARKL
- the mutL gene encoding DNA mismatch repair endonuclease MutL, which gives rise to MGKIRPLSENLIGKIAAGEVVERPAAAIKELVENSLDAGATTVTVEIREGGLSYIRVSDNGSGIDESDIRMAFERHATSKISREQDLDSIATLGFRGEALASIAAVSKVTMTTRTAGRETGLKVTNEGGKITDIKETACPQGTTITVSDLFYNVPVRKGFMKKSGQEATAVHDLMTQMLLSRPDVSFRYISNGKTEYHSPGDGQTATAMQTVYGSRAMKEMKAVDDHGNGLVIKGYVGIGENARGNRSQEFFFINGRVMHSKILNDAVETACRERVMIGKFPVCALYITIAYEAVDVNVHPNKLQVRFRDETGVYEAVMSAVLNAIRVRDAFEQPVEMVLNKGREPDRQPVYKESVKPFIIQDSIVQVSKTLPPEAAAPVPQERPVPEFREVRKTEDIRPFTPDIPEKQPASVYTAPQFSAVKESAEQINTILPDIKKPMKVFGALFNTFILVEYEDQLLMVDQHAVHERLLFDKLMQEQRSQAGQELLVPVIISVTNAEQRLLEDNRDTLESIGLVVESFGERDIAVRTIPMILGETQTQDFIREVITELENGKEPTFEKKRTALLQTACKHAVKGGEALTEDELRSLLDTMIEKKVTPTCPHGRPLVVAITHYELDKKFKRIQK
- the miaA gene encoding tRNA (adenosine(37)-N6)-dimethylallyltransferase MiaA; the protein is MKDQITCRVLTGPTASGKTDLGIRLALEQGWAVLCMDSMQIYRRMNIGTAKPTAEEMRDVPHYLLDICEPDDEYSVSQYRDDAERLVADLAGKGQEVLFIGGTVLYLQALMHPMGMGLTPANEALRKELGKQAETAEGRIALHERLRRIDEVTAQKLPVNDVRRVIRAIEVWEDTGIPFSQQPRREEHSPFRWKAVSTQMDRALLYERINRRVSDMIRNGLKEEVTSLLEEGVREDAQSMNGLGYKEMIPCIRGEYSLEEAAEKIRTGTRHYAKRQMTFLRREDSITYVRTDMDNAYEQIRSILL
- a CDS encoding aminotransferase class I/II-fold pyridoxal phosphate-dependent enzyme; translated protein: MKDIKNLIQEAEEALKTAFEEIDKNEEARTRQILDIFRNEGVSYRHFAPTTGYGYDDIGRDTLERIYAAVFHTEAALMRPHVASGTAALSLTLFGMTRPGEKIISATGMPYDTLLGVIGTGEGSQPGSLKEMGVDFECVELKDGEIDAEAVERAITPNTSLVIAQRSRGYAWRPSLFPEQFADLADMIHSRHPGVALMVDNCYGEFVCGKEPTDYGADLCVGSLIKNPGGGIAPTGGYVAGKKDMVDRIAGRLTAPGLGRELGSYAASYRPFYQGLFMAPHTVAQALKTALLASRLFENLGMESSPSSAERRADIIQAIKMQSPERLVAFCQGIQTASPVDSMAMPEPWDMPGYDDQVVMAAGTFVAGASIELSADGPIRPPYTAFMQGGLTYTHGKIALAEALKRMISTGALKVP
- a CDS encoding transketolase codes for the protein MDIQTLEKYARQVRRDIIIMTAAAGAGHPGGSLSSTEAMVALYFDVMNVDPKDDKNPNRDRFVLSKGHSAPALYGTLCERGFFGREEFDHFRQLHGILQGHPDTKKCPGVDASTGSLGQGISIAVGMALGAKHTGNKCHVYTIIGDGESQEGLVWEASMAAAHYKLDNLTVILDHNGLQIDGTNDEVMSLGDIKAKAVAFGYDVIEVADGNDMKQVVDALHAPACPGKPRYIILNTLKGKGVSFMEGQVGWHGKAPNAEQAAQALKELEG
- a CDS encoding transketolase family protein; this encodes MEKKAVRVAYGEALVKLGEENEKVVVLDADLAGATMTNGFKKAYPNRFYDCGIAEANMVDVAAGMSTMGLIPFCSTFAVFAGRNYDQIRNGVCYPKFNVKFGFSHAGITLGEDGGSHQAIEDIALMRVLPGMTVFVPSDANECYQCVEAAAKIEGPVYIRTARLATPVYDPRPFTVGKGVVIRDGSDCAIFTCGIMLEHVIEAADILAEKGVNAAVVSFHTLKPFDEELALQYTAKCRKVFTVEEHSVIGGLGDAVASAIIGNGVEKFLKIGINDVFGQSGKPADLLREYELTGPQIAEKILKNL